The following proteins are encoded in a genomic region of Candidatus Eisenbacteria bacterium:
- a CDS encoding T9SS type A sorting domain-containing protein produces DLPRFAGYVQYAEYRIHKFGSWGLWDNTAPGGGVSTGALQAWIDDGDELAKAVQADSFQVRYNLQCIPPFAADRANCWSSQANALLYDNFRIQVTSGVPAPIFGTFPGSVAMSMFVDGTIKGANCQTTPCWPGNRGSDIDPTGGTLHNIAVNDNWNAATGDSITVSVITGLRKNGMGINWKDGHDLTIAAGEDYQARHNGSYNAAFDFPRMIYRLFDPATKTWSAFDSCQIYANVSVAPTDTTILDSEYAINWPPDDKLRAGASLPGGFSINGNTTYASLRFLPRGTRMQYYFKGVDINGGTSYTFSSDNLAREVEDLPILPGVGGLRAPDIIEFRVLPSAYAPGPAGSLLAGKTDTPVLNLDGVYTTWAFGYDPVNQALRGLGVRNDRFRFLASGTTANHFGGHELPGKRPDRLSNFLPNYLEYPIADSLAKWYRIMIESSHTRTATVFNEQDATLAEQWWRRDTGSDQGDRCFFVSGDDMFNNLINSTTVDNTLQLSLAQNVFGVSSCANAWSDFSTVAFPTIDDRFSAPSAGPGLAAPGTFTYPIDGGCPGPNKFDALSKVGDANAVAVAFYSAPSSQTAGIAYSRELDNIADKDRSKALGYGFSIQFIRDPAVAPNTQNYTRSGAENRMRVLYKFLTSCRGQRTAAASDTGKCWPCPSPATSPGFTSMQADWAGQSAGFNTSTYGPLYPIQAGALATGVEVVEGEAAPRINKINGNFPNPFNPQTAIRFSSAQAGKGEIRIFSVGGQLVRTLRASVVSGANEVRWNGKRDDGTPLASGVYFYKIVFPNGQSFRAPSSLVLVK; encoded by the coding sequence GGCGAAGGCGGTGCAGGCGGACTCCTTCCAGGTTCGCTACAACCTCCAGTGCATCCCGCCGTTTGCCGCGGATCGAGCAAACTGCTGGAGCAGCCAGGCGAACGCGCTCCTCTACGACAACTTCCGCATCCAGGTCACGTCGGGCGTCCCGGCTCCGATCTTCGGGACTTTCCCCGGCTCCGTGGCCATGTCGATGTTCGTAGACGGAACGATCAAGGGAGCGAATTGCCAGACCACGCCTTGCTGGCCGGGCAACCGCGGGTCGGACATCGACCCGACGGGCGGAACGCTGCATAACATCGCGGTCAACGACAACTGGAATGCCGCTACCGGCGACTCGATCACGGTTTCGGTCATTACCGGTCTCCGCAAGAACGGCATGGGCATCAACTGGAAAGACGGGCACGATCTGACCATCGCCGCTGGCGAGGACTATCAGGCGCGCCACAACGGCTCCTACAATGCCGCGTTTGATTTCCCGCGCATGATCTATCGGTTGTTCGATCCGGCCACGAAGACGTGGAGCGCGTTCGACTCCTGCCAGATCTACGCGAACGTGAGCGTCGCGCCCACGGACACCACGATTCTCGACTCTGAGTACGCGATCAACTGGCCGCCGGATGACAAGCTCCGGGCCGGCGCGTCGCTCCCGGGTGGCTTCTCCATCAACGGGAACACGACCTACGCCAGCCTCCGGTTCCTGCCGCGCGGCACGCGGATGCAGTACTACTTCAAGGGCGTCGACATCAACGGGGGCACGTCATACACGTTCTCCTCGGATAACCTCGCCCGCGAAGTCGAAGATCTTCCGATTCTGCCTGGCGTAGGCGGACTCAGGGCTCCGGACATCATCGAGTTCCGGGTGCTCCCGAGCGCGTATGCCCCAGGGCCCGCCGGCTCGCTGTTGGCCGGCAAGACCGACACGCCGGTCCTGAACCTGGACGGTGTCTACACGACGTGGGCGTTCGGCTATGATCCTGTGAACCAGGCCCTGCGCGGATTGGGTGTCCGCAACGACCGGTTCCGCTTCCTTGCGAGTGGCACGACCGCGAACCACTTCGGCGGCCACGAGCTTCCGGGCAAGCGGCCCGATCGTCTCAGCAACTTCCTCCCGAACTACCTTGAGTATCCGATCGCCGACTCGCTCGCCAAGTGGTACCGCATCATGATCGAGTCGAGCCACACCAGGACGGCGACGGTATTCAACGAGCAAGACGCCACGTTGGCCGAGCAGTGGTGGCGGCGTGACACGGGTTCCGATCAGGGCGACCGCTGCTTCTTCGTGAGCGGCGACGATATGTTCAACAACCTGATCAACTCGACCACGGTCGACAACACGCTGCAGCTGAGCCTCGCCCAGAACGTGTTCGGCGTGAGCTCTTGCGCGAACGCGTGGTCGGACTTCAGCACCGTGGCGTTCCCGACGATCGACGACCGCTTCTCGGCGCCGAGCGCGGGACCGGGTCTCGCGGCTCCGGGCACGTTTACGTATCCGATCGACGGCGGATGCCCGGGTCCGAACAAGTTCGACGCGCTCTCGAAGGTTGGGGACGCGAACGCTGTTGCGGTGGCCTTCTATTCGGCACCCAGCAGCCAGACCGCAGGCATCGCGTACTCGCGTGAGCTGGACAACATCGCCGACAAGGACCGGAGCAAGGCCTTGGGCTATGGCTTCTCGATCCAGTTCATTCGGGACCCCGCGGTTGCCCCGAACACCCAGAACTACACGCGGTCGGGTGCCGAGAATCGGATGAGGGTGCTCTACAAGTTCCTCACGAGCTGCCGCGGTCAGCGCACCGCTGCTGCTTCCGATACCGGCAAGTGCTGGCCGTGTCCGAGCCCGGCAACCTCCCCTGGATTCACGTCGATGCAGGCGGATTGGGCGGGTCAGTCGGCCGGATTCAACACCAGCACGTACGGTCCGCTCTACCCGATCCAGGCTGGCGCTTTGGCGACCGGCGTGGAGGTGGTCGAGGGTGAGGCGGCACCGCGTATCAACAAGATCAACGGTAACTTCCCGAATCCGTTCAACCCGCAGACCGCGATTCGCTTCTCGAGCGCGCAGGCGGGCAAGGGCGAGATTCGCATCTTCAGCGTGGGTGGGCAGCTGGTCCGTACGCTGCGTGCCTCCGTGGTTTCGGGTGCGAACGAAGTCCGCTGGAACGGCAAGCGGGATGACGGCACGCCGCTCGCGAGCGGGGTCTACTTCTACAAGATCGTCTTCCCGAACGGGCAGTCGTTCCGGGCGCCGAGCAGCTTGGTGCTCGTGAAGTAA
- a CDS encoding aldehyde dehydrogenase family protein: MNPQTVPAPAESAERSPGADPASRAYLNLIGGKWVPARSGRTFENRNPARSSDLVGTFPESGSEDVDEAVRAAKMAFPAWRLTPAPRRAEIIYRAAEILRDRKEALARAMTREMGKVLAETRGDVQEAIDMAYYIAAEGRRLFGVTAPSELPNKFAMSVRQPLGVCGLITPWNFPMAIPSWKIFPALVSGNTVVIKPATDTPASAHHLVEALLEAGVPAGVLNIVHGGGTAVGVPLTAHPDVNMISFTGSSEVGKGIAERTARSLKRLSLELGGKNAQIVMDDADLDLATEGALWGAFGTTGQRCTATSRLIVMKQVHDEMVRRLSERASKLRLGDGLDPASEVGPLVNRAQRDKVHSYVEIGKKEGAKLVAGGSPAEEGPLREGNFYRPTVFDGVTPTMRIAVEEIFGPVLSILTVSSFEEAVQVQNATPYGLSSSIYTRDVNRAMRAIRDIEAGITYVNGPTIGAEVQLPFGGVKETGNGHREGGPTVIDAFTEWKSVYIDYSGKLQKAQIDR; this comes from the coding sequence ATGAACCCCCAGACCGTTCCTGCCCCGGCCGAGAGCGCTGAGCGCTCTCCCGGCGCCGATCCCGCGTCCCGCGCCTACCTGAACCTGATCGGCGGGAAATGGGTCCCCGCGCGTTCCGGACGTACCTTCGAGAACCGAAATCCCGCGCGCTCCTCCGATCTGGTCGGAACGTTTCCCGAATCCGGGTCCGAGGACGTGGACGAGGCGGTTCGGGCGGCGAAGATGGCCTTTCCGGCCTGGCGCCTGACCCCGGCCCCGCGCCGGGCTGAGATCATCTACCGCGCCGCCGAGATCCTCCGCGACCGCAAGGAGGCCTTGGCGCGCGCCATGACGCGCGAAATGGGGAAGGTCCTCGCCGAGACCCGCGGCGATGTCCAGGAAGCGATCGACATGGCGTACTACATCGCCGCGGAGGGGAGGCGCCTCTTCGGCGTCACCGCCCCGTCCGAGCTGCCCAACAAGTTCGCGATGTCGGTCCGGCAGCCTTTGGGCGTCTGCGGGCTCATCACGCCGTGGAATTTCCCGATGGCCATTCCTTCGTGGAAGATCTTCCCGGCCCTGGTCTCGGGCAACACCGTCGTGATCAAGCCGGCCACCGACACGCCGGCCTCGGCCCACCACCTGGTCGAGGCGCTTCTCGAGGCCGGCGTGCCCGCGGGAGTCCTCAACATCGTCCACGGCGGGGGCACCGCGGTCGGGGTCCCGCTCACGGCGCACCCCGACGTGAACATGATCTCGTTCACCGGATCCTCCGAGGTCGGGAAGGGGATCGCGGAGCGCACCGCGCGGTCGTTGAAGCGCCTGTCGCTCGAGCTGGGCGGGAAGAACGCGCAGATCGTCATGGACGACGCCGACCTCGACCTCGCGACGGAGGGCGCGCTCTGGGGCGCGTTCGGCACGACGGGCCAGCGGTGCACGGCGACGAGCCGCCTCATCGTGATGAAGCAGGTTCACGACGAAATGGTCCGGCGCTTGAGCGAGCGCGCGTCGAAGCTCCGCCTGGGCGACGGGCTCGACCCCGCCAGCGAGGTGGGCCCCCTGGTCAACCGCGCGCAGCGGGACAAGGTCCACTCGTACGTCGAGATCGGAAAGAAAGAGGGCGCCAAGCTGGTCGCGGGGGGAAGCCCCGCCGAGGAAGGGCCGCTCCGCGAGGGCAATTTCTACCGGCCGACCGTCTTCGACGGCGTCACGCCCACGATGCGGATCGCGGTCGAGGAGATCTTCGGTCCGGTCCTCTCGATCCTGACGGTCTCGTCCTTCGAAGAGGCGGTCCAGGTCCAGAACGCCACGCCGTACGGGTTGAGCTCCTCGATCTACACGCGGGACGTGAATCGCGCCATGCGGGCGATCCGCGACATCGAGGCGGGGATCACCTACGTGAACGGACCGACAATCGGCGCCGAGGTGCAGCTCCCCTTCGGCGGTGTGAAGGAGACCGGGAACGGTCATCGCGAGGGCGGTCCGACCGTCATCGACGCGTTCACCGAGTGGAAGTCGGTCTACATCGACTATAGCGGCAAGCTGCAAAAGGCCCAGATCGACCGGTAG
- a CDS encoding asparaginase yields the protein MRPRRRAKSTVSTTEREALVIAPGATARAAPLAHVLRGGHVESVHRGHVAVVDDRGRLLAWAGEPRSMIFPRSAFKPFQALPLVESGAFARSGLGADALALIAGSHSGTDRHAALARTILAAAGADESALRCGSHPPYDDATAEALRARGEAPTPIRHNCSGKHAGMLLLARFLGTPLAGYTDPDHPVQRRIFDRFATLVAEPFVDATPAIDGCSAPTPRIPIQTLAHAFALLARGRDAAGAEVPALDEIREAMRAHPDLVAGEGRLDTLLMRAAPGIVAKAGAEGVHAVGVPERGIGIAIKIEDGSRRALGPAVVSTLEYLGVIGAAERTSLAQHAGERLKNFAGIEVGEIRGVARLERAEAG from the coding sequence CTGCGCCCGCGCCGCCGCGCGAAATCGACGGTGTCCACGACCGAGAGAGAGGCTTTGGTGATCGCTCCTGGGGCCACGGCGCGCGCGGCGCCGCTCGCACACGTGCTGCGCGGGGGACACGTCGAAAGCGTCCACCGCGGCCACGTCGCGGTGGTGGACGATCGCGGCCGGCTCCTCGCCTGGGCCGGCGAGCCCCGGTCGATGATCTTCCCGCGCTCCGCCTTCAAGCCGTTTCAAGCGCTGCCGTTGGTCGAATCGGGCGCCTTCGCGCGCTCGGGATTGGGCGCGGACGCGCTCGCCCTGATCGCTGGCTCCCATAGCGGGACCGACCGGCACGCGGCCCTCGCGCGGACGATCCTCGCCGCGGCCGGCGCCGACGAGTCGGCGCTCCGCTGCGGGTCCCATCCGCCCTACGATGACGCGACCGCGGAGGCGCTCCGGGCGCGGGGAGAGGCCCCGACCCCGATCCGCCACAACTGCTCGGGGAAGCATGCCGGGATGCTCCTTCTCGCGCGTTTCCTCGGGACGCCGCTCGCCGGCTACACCGATCCGGATCACCCGGTGCAGCGCCGCATCTTCGATCGCTTCGCGACCCTCGTCGCGGAGCCGTTCGTGGATGCGACGCCAGCGATCGACGGCTGCAGCGCGCCGACCCCTCGAATCCCGATCCAGACGCTTGCCCATGCCTTCGCGCTCCTCGCGCGCGGGCGGGACGCCGCGGGCGCGGAGGTCCCGGCGCTCGACGAGATTCGCGAGGCCATGCGGGCGCACCCCGATCTCGTCGCGGGCGAGGGCCGCCTCGATACGCTGCTGATGCGAGCGGCGCCCGGCATTGTGGCGAAGGCGGGCGCCGAGGGCGTGCACGCCGTTGGGGTCCCGGAGCGCGGCATCGGCATCGCGATCAAGATCGAGGACGGGTCGCGCCGGGCGCTGGGGCCCGCCGTCGTCTCCACGCTGGAGTACCTCGGCGTGATCGGCGCGGCCGAGCGCACGTCGCTGGCCCAGCACGCGGGCGAGCGCCTCAAGAACTTCGCCGGCATCGAGGTCGGCGAGATCCGGGGCGTCGCGCGCCTCGAGCGTGCGGAAGCGGGATGA
- a CDS encoding pyruvate, phosphate dikinase, whose amino-acid sequence MSARTEAATKSRRAAESAAGNERPKSVYFFGDGRAEGNARMRDVLGGKGAGLAEMTNAGIPVPPGYTITTAACRQFFEAGGRLLDSIIQEEEHALRRLERYLGRRLGDPENPLLVSVRSGAPMSMPGMMDTVLNLGLNDQTVLGIEGRSQSPRFALDSYRRFIQMYSDVVLGIPRALLERELRRTKARARVEHDVDLTPEHLRGLVDRFKAIVRSEIGVDFPQDARAQLAGARDAVFRSWNTERAVHYRRIHSIADDVGTAVTVQAMVFGNLGATSATGVGFTRDPSTGEPRFYGEYLLNAQGEDVVAGIRTPRPIEEMERELPEAYAQLREITSRLERHYRDVQDFEFTVEEGRLFMLQTRRAARTGIAALRIAVDMVEEGLLTKREAIERVEPDHLDQVLHPVLDPAARRRHERIATGLPASPGAAAGAIVFTSEEAARRGARERVILLRAETSPDDIAGMHAAQGILTATGGMTSHAAVVARGMGKCCVAGCSALLIDESARTVRVGGRTLREGTFLSLDGSKGDVLLGDVPTSDSEVVRVLTGRLKPEQAPLYQRFERLTAWCDEERRLRVRANADVPRDAKIARQLGAEGIGLCRTEHMFFAPERIPHVVTMILNAQQARDAGIRIARLKAELAEAPRSERPRIRKELEREQREGREPIRAFHGALAKLLPLQRADFKGLFLAMEGCPVTIRTLDPPLHEFLPKRDQLEREIAALGRARKDDPRRRRLERTLAKVEELHEFNPMLGFRGCRLGILHPEITRMQARAIFEAAAQVQKAGKRVIPEIMIPLVGDPEELRRQRAEVEAVAQEVMRRLGITVPYTIGTMIEVPRAAMLADEIAQHADFFSFGTNDLTQMTFGYSRDDSGRFLPEYVGSGILRHDPFVSIDTRGVGTLLQRAAFAGRRAKPGLKIGVCGEHGGDPASIEFFEVVGLDYVSCSPFRIPLARLAAARAALRRA is encoded by the coding sequence ATGAGCGCGAGGACGGAGGCGGCGACCAAGAGCCGGCGCGCGGCCGAGAGCGCCGCGGGGAACGAGCGCCCGAAGAGTGTCTACTTCTTCGGCGACGGGCGCGCGGAGGGGAACGCGCGGATGCGCGATGTGCTCGGCGGCAAGGGAGCCGGGCTCGCGGAGATGACCAACGCGGGGATCCCGGTGCCGCCCGGATACACGATCACCACCGCGGCCTGCCGCCAATTCTTCGAGGCGGGCGGCCGCCTCCTCGACTCGATCATTCAGGAAGAGGAGCACGCGCTCCGGCGCCTCGAGCGCTACCTGGGCCGCCGGCTGGGCGACCCCGAGAACCCGCTCCTGGTCTCCGTCCGCTCCGGCGCGCCGATGTCGATGCCGGGAATGATGGACACGGTTCTCAACCTGGGTCTGAACGACCAGACCGTGCTGGGGATCGAGGGACGGAGCCAGAGCCCTCGCTTCGCGCTGGACAGCTACCGGCGGTTCATCCAGATGTACTCCGACGTCGTACTCGGCATCCCCCGCGCGCTCCTCGAGCGCGAGCTCAGGCGCACCAAGGCGCGCGCGCGGGTCGAGCACGACGTCGACCTCACGCCCGAGCATCTTCGCGGGCTCGTCGATCGCTTCAAGGCGATCGTCCGCTCGGAGATCGGGGTGGATTTTCCCCAGGACGCGCGCGCCCAGCTGGCCGGCGCGCGGGACGCGGTCTTCCGCTCGTGGAACACGGAGCGGGCGGTCCACTACCGCCGCATCCACTCGATCGCCGATGACGTGGGGACCGCGGTCACGGTCCAGGCGATGGTCTTCGGGAACCTCGGCGCCACGTCGGCGACCGGCGTCGGCTTCACGCGCGATCCGTCCACCGGCGAGCCCCGGTTCTACGGGGAGTACCTCCTGAACGCGCAGGGCGAGGACGTGGTGGCCGGCATCCGGACGCCGCGCCCGATCGAGGAGATGGAGCGCGAGCTGCCCGAGGCGTACGCCCAGCTCCGGGAGATCACGTCACGCCTGGAGCGGCACTACAGGGACGTCCAGGACTTCGAGTTCACGGTCGAAGAGGGCCGCCTCTTCATGCTCCAGACGCGGCGCGCGGCGCGCACCGGAATCGCCGCGCTCCGGATCGCCGTCGACATGGTGGAGGAGGGGCTCCTGACCAAGCGGGAGGCGATCGAGCGCGTCGAGCCCGACCACCTGGACCAGGTGCTCCACCCGGTGCTCGACCCGGCCGCGAGGCGCCGGCACGAGCGGATCGCGACCGGGCTCCCGGCCTCGCCCGGCGCGGCGGCGGGCGCGATCGTCTTCACCTCCGAGGAGGCCGCGCGGCGCGGCGCACGGGAGCGCGTCATCCTCCTCCGCGCGGAGACCTCTCCCGACGACATCGCCGGGATGCACGCGGCGCAGGGAATCTTGACGGCGACCGGCGGGATGACCTCGCACGCCGCCGTCGTGGCGCGCGGCATGGGGAAGTGCTGCGTCGCCGGCTGCTCGGCGCTCCTGATCGACGAGAGCGCGCGGACCGTTCGCGTCGGCGGACGGACGCTCCGCGAGGGCACCTTCCTCTCGCTCGACGGCTCGAAGGGCGACGTGCTCCTGGGGGACGTGCCGACGTCCGATTCCGAGGTGGTGCGGGTCTTGACCGGCCGCTTGAAGCCCGAACAGGCGCCCCTCTACCAGCGCTTCGAGCGGCTCACCGCGTGGTGCGACGAGGAGCGGCGCCTCCGCGTGCGCGCGAACGCCGACGTCCCGCGCGACGCCAAGATCGCGAGGCAGCTGGGCGCGGAGGGGATCGGGCTCTGCCGCACCGAGCACATGTTCTTCGCGCCGGAGCGGATCCCGCACGTCGTGACGATGATCCTGAACGCGCAGCAGGCGCGCGACGCAGGGATCCGGATCGCGCGGCTCAAGGCCGAGCTGGCAGAGGCGCCGCGCTCCGAGCGGCCCCGGATCCGAAAGGAGCTGGAGCGGGAGCAGCGAGAAGGGCGGGAGCCGATCCGCGCGTTCCACGGCGCGCTCGCCAAGCTCCTTCCGCTCCAGCGAGCCGACTTCAAGGGGCTCTTCCTGGCGATGGAGGGCTGCCCGGTCACGATCCGCACCCTCGACCCGCCGCTCCACGAATTCCTCCCGAAGCGGGATCAGCTCGAGAGAGAGATCGCCGCGCTCGGCCGCGCGCGGAAGGACGATCCCCGGCGCCGCCGGCTGGAGCGGACCCTCGCGAAGGTCGAGGAGCTCCACGAGTTCAACCCGATGCTCGGGTTCCGCGGATGCAGGCTCGGGATTCTCCACCCGGAGATCACGCGCATGCAGGCGCGCGCGATCTTCGAGGCGGCGGCGCAGGTGCAAAAGGCGGGGAAGCGGGTGATCCCCGAGATCATGATTCCGCTCGTCGGGGACCCCGAGGAGCTGCGCCGCCAGCGCGCCGAGGTCGAGGCGGTGGCGCAGGAGGTGATGCGGCGGCTCGGGATCACGGTCCCCTACACCATCGGCACGATGATCGAGGTGCCCCGCGCCGCGATGCTGGCGGACGAGATCGCGCAGCACGCCGACTTCTTCTCCTTCGGGACCAACGATCTGACGCAGATGACGTTCGGCTACTCGCGGGACGACTCGGGGCGTTTCCTGCCCGAGTACGTCGGGTCGGGCATCCTGCGCCACGATCCCTTCGTCTCGATCGATACGCGCGGCGTGGGAACGCTGCTCCAGCGCGCCGCCTTCGCCGGCCGCCGTGCGAAACCGGGGCTCAAGATCGGAGTCTGCGGCGAGCACGGCGGCGATCCCGCCTCGATCGAGTTCTTCGAGGTGGTGGGGCTCGACTACGTTTCGTGCAGCCCCTTCCGGATCCCGCTCGCCCGTCTCGCGGCCGCGCGGGCCGCGCTTCGCCGGGCGTGA
- a CDS encoding glycosyltransferase, whose translation MQARDSPPGDHAHAGARDLRGGGAGAKGGEAGDPRDHDSARRGPRGAAPPARRGRGGGAGGDAAARDHGPLHHRHDDRGAPRRDAGGRDRAARRLLLLRDQRSDADDVRLLAGRLGAFPARVRRVGHPAPRSLRLDRYARRGNAAPARRLRRPPCETGAQDRSLRRARRRSRLDRVLRGGGARLRFVQPLPDPARPSRGRAGRASPGVSRGVATADVVAAAETGAVKAGAIRVDAVIPAWNEAEAIALVLDALPRPLVRRIVVCDNGSTDGTAEIARAHGAVVVHEPRRGYGAACLRALAALEADPPDVVLFLDADMSDDPAEAAQILEPILTGRADLVIGSRTLGEREPGALTPQARFGNWLATRLLLALYGARFTDLGPFRAIRFRSLRDLGMRDRDFGWTVEMQIKAARAGLRTAEVPARYRRRIGRSKISGTVSGSVRAGIKILGTIAADFARRGPPRRPRPSGRRGGGAP comes from the coding sequence ATGCAGGCTCGGGATTCTCCACCCGGAGATCACGCGCATGCAGGCGCGCGCGATCTTCGAGGCGGCGGCGCAGGTGCAAAAGGCGGGGAAGCGGGTGATCCCCGAGATCATGATTCCGCTCGTCGGGGACCCCGAGGAGCTGCGCCGCCAGCGCGCCGAGGTCGAGGCGGTGGCGCAGGAGGTGATGCGGCGGCTCGGGATCACGGTCCCCTACACCATCGGCACGATGATCGAGGTGCCCCGCGCCGCGATGCTGGCGGACGAGATCGCGCAGCACGCCGACTTCTTCTCCTTCGGGACCAACGATCTGACGCAGATGACGTTCGGCTACTCGCGGGACGACTCGGGGCGTTTCCTGCCCGAGTACGTCGGGTCGGGCATCCTGCGCCACGATCCCTTCGTCTCGATCGATACGCGCGGCGTGGGAACGCTGCTCCAGCGCGCCGCCTTCGCCGGCCGCCGTGCGAAACCGGGGCTCAAGATCGGAGTCTGCGGCGAGCACGGCGGCGATCCCGCCTCGATCGAGTTCTTCGAGGTGGTGGGGCTCGACTACGTTTCGTGCAGCCCCTTCCGGATCCCGCTCGCCCGTCTCGCGGCCGCGCGGGCCGCGCTTCGCCGGGCGTGAGCCGAGGCGTCGCGACGGCCGATGTCGTGGCCGCCGCGGAGACGGGCGCCGTGAAAGCGGGCGCCATCCGCGTCGACGCGGTCATTCCCGCCTGGAACGAAGCCGAAGCGATCGCGCTCGTCCTGGACGCGCTTCCGCGGCCGCTCGTGCGGCGGATCGTCGTTTGCGACAACGGCTCGACCGACGGGACCGCCGAGATCGCGCGGGCCCACGGGGCGGTCGTGGTCCACGAGCCGCGGCGCGGCTACGGCGCCGCGTGCCTCCGGGCGCTCGCCGCGCTCGAGGCCGACCCGCCCGACGTGGTGCTCTTCCTGGACGCGGACATGAGCGACGATCCGGCCGAGGCAGCGCAGATCCTCGAGCCGATCCTCACCGGTCGCGCGGATCTTGTGATCGGTTCCCGGACGCTCGGAGAGCGGGAGCCCGGCGCGCTCACGCCGCAGGCCCGGTTCGGCAACTGGCTCGCCACCCGGCTTCTGCTCGCGCTCTACGGCGCCCGGTTCACCGACCTCGGGCCGTTCCGCGCGATCCGATTCCGCTCGCTCCGGGACCTCGGCATGCGCGACCGGGATTTCGGCTGGACGGTGGAGATGCAGATCAAGGCCGCGCGCGCCGGTCTTCGCACCGCGGAGGTTCCGGCCCGTTATCGGAGGCGGATCGGGCGGTCCAAGATATCGGGCACCGTCTCCGGATCCGTGCGGGCCGGGATCAAGATCCTCGGCACGATCGCGGCGGACTTCGCGCGCCGGGGTCCGCCGCGCCGCCCGCGCCCGAGCGGCCGCCGCGGCGGTGGGGCGCCTTGA